The proteins below are encoded in one region of Colletotrichum lupini chromosome 5, complete sequence:
- a CDS encoding SAM domain-containing protein — MLDSASERNNTKTGSFSGQTTSQLLQRGLRIPYAAQRRCRCSGTAHVSTPLVVVAPKSSPAQTRLPSQRTHLLCIDPVTTHSLQQTPSAFVAAPGIVDIMALQKPEVGDTLLVIHDFIARSSDELSLTKGDRVELIERDDEFGDGWFLGKHLVNGNSGLFPEGSSTWHPTYANNKKLIIHGSVYTRPAPKTAPANNFSKPLATLPEVVNESKQTNPPDPTDDKITTPAAPPTPTPPPESPAPVTLPLNNIKQETAPIESVPPAVSAPPSAALGRINTNQDHVLSETLNVIDEHITDLRSTPSNGAMRAPPTDSGSEYSAQLDHRMSYIHGEETDEEEEGMHSRSEVEAWTPDQVAEYLFTVGVEKSHCEVFRDQEITGEVLLGMDQSSLFIKAFELGSVGRRLKTWQKIKSLQDECNNLGITTRRTTQTYGSDVGSEDAKRSRSRADTLTSSMPRMTPVDDRAMSFSSKRLSFSQTPKLDTASIVSPVSPIVDSPTRPSHMKRPSAASVRDLHHSRRHSSSTDFRLTGQPMASTVTPKLATSGTFPQTDGAHKKQPSFDRNWTLGSASSRPLSSTGLQDVMQQSGLHAPESAIDTDRGYFSGTEVDGRRRNVLRKRDSTASHGRKNSYAEEQRVRSATAISRHSRFGSVDSNRDSVASPAAQKYYGMQSTAHRRTASTSTTQSARPVPPVKDVGAPSVTKLEGKTRASPVPESPAARQGIHAEWLSAVVKPSMKVAGLRAISDSVSSDRNKVASPIDPSLKDSPLPSPARTGSSTPSAGPSFELDSPDTAKSPSTATTVASKGSRKKGKKETSAYQRGLLKISPAEAVKDADYSGWMRKKSSNLMTTWKPRLFVLKGRRLSYYYSENDDQEKGLIDISFHRVLPADNEQLTGLHAKLTGAGATTGHDANASGEKGDDTMFIFKLVPPRAGLSRAVNFTKPTVHYFAVPNLKSGRLWMAALMKATIDRDDTQAITTTYQQKTISLAKARQQRHRPPALMNLEEAQEDERRRALEAKKNADSLGITFGETDSGVSGMEKPNFPKVESADPRKLAFESENNGTAGAPPQSA; from the exons ATGCTCGACTCTGCCTCAGAAAGGAACAACACCAAGACAG GTAGCTTCTCGGGCCAGACCACAAGCCAGCTACTGCAAAGAGGTCTGCGCATACCTTACGCAGCGCAGCGCAGGTGCAGGTGCAGCGGCACAGCG CACGTCTCCACCCCCCTTGTCGTCGTCGCACCCAAGTCAAGTCCAGCCCAGACCAGGCTGCCCAGCCAGCGAACTCATCTCCTATGTATTGATCCCGTTACAACTCATTCTCTTCAGCAAACGCCATCCGCATTTGTCGCGGCGCCTGGCATCGTCGACATCATGGCTCTCCAGAAGCCAGAAGTTGGCGATACCCTCTTGGTCATAC ATGACTTTATTGCTCGCAGCTCTGACGAATTGAGCCTAACCAAGGGCGACCGAGTTGAGTTAATAGAACGAGATGACGAGTTTGGAGATGGATGGTTTCTGGGCAAGCACCTCGTCAACGGAAACAGCGGCCTGTTTCCCGAAGGTTCGTCTACATGGCACCCAACCTATGCAAACAACAAGAAGCTCATCATCCATGGTTCAGTCTATACCAGGCCAGCTCCGAAGACAGCACCCGCGAACAACTTCTCGAAACCACTAGCAACGCTGCCCGAAGTGGTGAACGAATCCAAACAAACAAACCCTCCCGACCCGACCGACGACAAGATTACCACCCCCGCCGCTCCACCCACTCCCACGCCACCACCCGAGTCTCCGGCCCCCGTTACTCTACCTCTCAACAACATCAAGCAGGAAACCGCTCCAATCGAGAGTGTGCCGCCAGCCGTGAGTGCGCCGCCCTCCGCGGCCCTCGGCCGTATCAACACGAATCAGGATCATGTACTCAGCGAAACCCTCAACGTTATCGACGAGCATATTACCGATTTGCGCTCTACGCCTAGCAACGGCGCAATGCGTGCCCCTCCCACCGACTCTGGTAGCGAATACAGTGCTCAGCTCGATCATCGAATGTCCTACATCCATGGCGAAGAAAcggacgaagaagaggagggcaTGCATAGTCGATCCGAGGTGGAGGCATGGACACCGGACCAAGTTGCCGAGTATCTATTCACAGTCGGCGTTGAGAAATCGCACTGCGAAGTATTCCGCGACCAAGAGATTACCGGTGAAGTCTTGCTGGGTATGGACCAGAGTTCCCTCTTCATCAAGGCATTCGAACTGGGTTCTGTTGGTAGGAGACTCAAGACGTGGCAGAAAATCAAGTCTCTGCAAGACGAGTGTAACAACCTAGGTATTACGACGAGAAGGACGACACAGACATACGGCAGTGACGTGGGTTCGGAAGATGCCAAGCGGTCTAGAAGCCGCGCCGACACCCTGACCAGCTCAATGCCCAGGATGACACCAGTTGACGACAGAGCCATGTCATTTTCAAGCAAGCGCCTTTCCTTTTCGCAAACGCCGAAGTTGGATACAGCATCAATTGTGTCGCCAGTCTCCCCGATTGTCGACAGTCCCACCCGTCCATCTCACATGAAACGACCTTCGGCTGCGTCCGTCAGAGATTTGCACCACTCTCGCAGGCACTCGTCGTCCACCGACTTCCGTTTGACGGGACAACCTATGGCCAGCACCGTGACACCGAAGCTGGCCACGAGTGGAACGTTTCCCCAGACCGATGGCGCTCATAAGAAGCAACCATCATTTGACAGGAACTGGACCCTTGGCAGCGCCTCAAGCCGACCACTTTCTTCTACCGGGCTTCAAGACGTCATGCAACAGTCTGGTCTACACGCTCCCGAGTCCGCCATCGATACCGACCGCGGGTACTTTAGCGGTACTGAAGTCGATGGCCGACGCCGCAACGTGCTTAGGAAGCGCGATAGCACCGCCAGCCACGGCCGAAAGAACAGTTACGCTGAGGAGCAACGGGTGCGTAGTGCTACCGCTATTTCGAGGCACTCAAGATTCGGAAGCGTCGACTCGAACCGTGACAGCGTGGCCTCCCCTGCCGCGCAAAAATACTACGGCATGCAGTCCACCGCCCACAGAAGAACTGCCTCAACAAGCACCACTCAGTCTGCGCGGCCCGTGCCTCCCGTCAAGGACGTTGGAGCACCCAGCGTCACGAAACTTGAAGGTAAGACTCGTGCCTCTCCGGTGCCCGAGTCTCCTGCGGCCCGCCAGGGTATTCACGCTGAGTGGCTTTCCGCTGTTGTGAAGCCCTCGATGAAGGTGGCCGGCTTGCGCGCAATTTCGGATTCAGTCTCGAGCGATCGCAACAAGGTGGCTTCGCCAATCGACCCATCTCTGAAGGACTCGCCTTTACCCTCGCCCGCTAGAACTGGATCGAGTACTCCCTCTGCGGGGCCCAGCTTCGAGCTCGATTCCCCTGATACCGCAAAGAGCCCTAGCACTGCCACCACCGTAGCGAGCAAGGGCAGCAGgaagaagggcaagaaggAGACGAGTGCTTACCAACGAGGACTATTGAAGATCAGCCCCGCTGAAGCCGTCAAAGATGCCGACTACAGCGGGTGGATGAGAAAGAAGAGCTCCAACCTCATGACAACATGGAAGCCTCGATTGTTTGTGCTCAAGGGACGCCGACTTTCATACTACTACTCGGAGAATGACGATCAAGAAAAGGGACTCATTGATATCTCTTTCCACCGTGTTCTTCCAGCCGACAATGAACAGCTGACCGGACTCCACGCCAAGCTCACTGGCGCAGGTGCTACCACCGGGCACGACGCCAATGCCTCTGGAGAAAAGGGAGATGATACCATGTTCATCTTTAAGCTTGTTCCACCACGCGCAGGCCTGTCCCGCGCCGTGAACTTCACCAAACCGACTGTTCACTACTTTGCAGTCCCCAATCTCAAGTCAGGAAGACTGTGGATGGCAGCCCTCATGAAGGCTACCATTGACCGAGATGATACCCAGGCGATAACAACGACGTATCAACAAAAGACCATTTCCCTCGCCAAGGCAAGACAGCAGCGACACCGCCCTCCTGCGTTGATGAACCTCGAAGAAGCTCAAGAAGACGAGAGAAGACGAGCACTTGAGGCGAAGAAGAACGCAGACTCCCTCGGAATCACCTTTGGAGAGACCGACAGCGGGGTATCCGGCATGGAGAAGCCAAACTTTCCCAAGGTGGAGAGTGCTGACCCTCGGAAGTTGGCTTTTGAATCGGAGAACAATGGCACGGCCGGAGCACCGCCACAGAGTGCTTAG